The following is a genomic window from Hymenobacter monticola.
GCCAGAGCATCATCAACGGACCCATCGACGGGCCCGACACCAACCTGATTCTGCCTTTCAACCAGGACCTCGGCCCCGGCTCGGCCGGCAGTACTGAGTACCGCGTGACCACTACGGGCACTTCGCCCAACCAGGTGTGCACCATTCAGTGGAAAAACGTGTCGGACAAGGCCCGCGGCGCCATTGGCACCCAGTACGCCAACTTCTCCTTCCAGGCCAAGCTTTACGAAAGCTCGAACCAAATCGAGTTCGTGTACGGCACGGCCACGCCCGGTGCCACCAGCGCCGACGTCGCCAAGTTCTGCTTGGTGGGCATCAAGGGCTCTACTACCGCGGCTTCCATTCTGGGTACGAAGGCTTCGACCACGCCGTGGTCGGGCACTGTATTTGCCGCTGGCGCCTATACCGCCAACGGCCATAACGTGCGCGTGACGCAACTGCCCGACCCGGGCCGTACTTACCGCTTCAGCATCCCGGTGGCCAACGACGCCGCAGTGTCGGCCATTCAGGGCTACGCTTCGGTGATTGTGCCCGCCAACAACCCCGTTACGCTGCGCGCCGTGGTGCGCAACGCCGGTACTACCGCCCTGACCACGGCCACCGCCGTGACACTGACCATCAGCGGCGCCAATACCTACACTGCTACGCAAAACATCGCCACCATCGCCCTCAATGGTTCGGGTGTGGCCACGTTCTCAGGCATCACGCTGGCCAACGCCGGCCAGAACACGGTAACCATCTCGGTGCCCAGCGACGGCAACAACACCAACAACACGTTGTCGCAGACGATGGAAACCAGCGCGACTACGTTCTCGGCCGCTACCCCGAACGCCTTGGCTGCCAACAGCGGTTTCCAGGCCGGCGAGGATGGCTACTACGCCACCAAGATGACCCTGAACACCCCGCGCAGCATCACGGCCGTAACGGCCCTGCTGACCGATGTGGGCAACCAGGCCACGGCCAAAACCTCGGTGGGTGAGCGCGTGTACGGCGTGGTGATTAACGCCACGACCGGTGCCGTGCTGGCCCGTTCGGCTGACTATACCATCACGGCGGCTGACTTCAACGTCTTCCACACGTTCACTTTCGCCGCGCCGGCCACGGTGCCGGCCGGCGACGTGCTCATCGGCATGGGCCAGGCGGCTTCCACCGGTACGCTGCCGTTCTATCCCTTTGGCGTGCAAGCCGAAGACCCTAACCGCCCCAATACTTATTACATTGGCGACGTAGTAGCAGTTGCGCCTCCCACGGCTGCCCTGACGGCTGCTACCCAAACCGGCTTCAAGTTTCCCTTCGGTGCCATCACGGCAGCTCCGGCCAACAACGACCTGGCTGTGAACGAGATTCAGGGCTACGGCTCTATCGCCGTGCCTGCGGGCAACCCGTTCACCCTGCGCGCCGTGGTGCGCAACGCCGGTATTGTTGCCGTTTCGGCCCCGGTGACGGTGACGCTGACCATCAGCGGCGCCAACACTTTCACCCAGACGCAGACCCTGACGTCGCTGGCCGTGGGCGCTACCAGCGTCGTGACCTTCAGCAACATCAGCCTGACCAACGTGGGCGCCAACACGGTGACTGTGACCTTGCCCAACGACGACGTGGCCGGCAATAACACGGTGACCCAGGCCATGGCCACCAGCGCCACGCGCTTCTCGCACATTGTGGCTGGGGTGCCCCCGGTTAGTGCTTACGGTGTTACGCCGGGTGCCGCCGCCACTACGCGCGCTTATTGCGTGAAGTACACGGTGAATACCCCGCGCGACGTGACGGCCGTGCGTGCTTTCATCTACAACGACCCGAATCTGGTGACCCGCAACACGAACGTGTACGGCGTGGTGCTGAACCCGACCACCGGCGCGGTTATCGCGCGCTCGGCCGACTACGCCATCACGACTGCCGACCTGGGCCAATTGCACACCTTCAACCTGTCGGGCAGCGTGCCCGCCGGCGATTTCCTCGTGGGGATGGCCATTGTGGTACCCGCGGGTGCTTCCACCGACATTGTGTACCCCATGGCTTACCAGTCGGAAGTGCCGGCCCGCACGGGTATGTTCTACTCGGCTAACATCACCACGCCGGCGGCTCCTGTTGATGTAGCGACGCTGAACGTTCGCTTCATGCTGGAGGCTGAAACGGCTGCTCCCGCTACCTGCCCGGTGCCCACGGCCTTCGTTTCGACGGGCTCGACGCCCACCACGGCTTCGTTCAGCTTCACGGCCGCCGCTGGCGCCACCGGCTACCAGATTGTGTACGGCCCGCAAGGCTTCACCCCGGGCGGTGCCAACAGCACCACCTCGCCCACCTTCACCGGCACCACCTACACGCTGAGCGGCCTGACGGGCGGCACGACCTACGAGTTCTACATCCGCACGATTTGCAGCGCCACCGACCAGAGCGCTTACGCCGGCCCGGTGCGCGTCATCACGGCCTGCACGCCGCCGGTTATCAGCACTTACCCCTACGCCCAGAACTTCGACGTGATTACGGCTGGCCAAACGCTGCCTTGCGGCATCACCGTGCTGGACAGCAACAACGACGGCTTCACCTGGCGCGCCACGGGTACCGTGGATGCCAGCCTCGCCACGGGCAACATCTCGCGCTCGAGCCCGAACGCCATGGTGTATAGCTACAACTCGGCCGACGTGACGGTGGGTGCCAACGACTGGTTCTTCAGCCCGGCCCTGACCATGAACAACACGCAGCGCTACCGCTTGCAGTTCTACTTCCGCGCCGCCGCCGGCTACCCCGAAGGCCTGGAAGTGAAGTACGGCACGGCAGCTACCGCCGCTGGCCAGACGACCACCATCTACACCAACACCAACATCACGAGCACGCTGTACCGTCCGGCCAACAACACCACCACGCCGGTAGTAGCCGACATCACGCCTGCCAACGGCACGTATTACATCGGCTTCCACGCCATCAGCGCTGCCAGCTCGGGCTTCCTGGCCGTGGACGACCTCACAATTTCGGCCGGTCCGCTGGCTACTTCGGAGGCGCTGAAGCGCGCCGTGAGCGTGTTCCCGAACCCGTCGAACACGGGCGTGTTCAACCTGGAAATCCACGGTGCCAACGCCAAGCAGGCGCTGGTGGTGGAAGTGACCAACATGCTGGGCCAGCGCGTGTACACGGGCACGGCCAAGGACAACTTCCAGAACAGCGTGAACCTGTCGAGCCTGCAGTCGGGCATCTACTCCATCACCGTGCGCAACGGCCAGGAGTACACCCAGCAGCAGATTGCGATTGTGAAGTAAGCTGCGGCTGATTTCTTGTTAAGGCAAAAGGGCCGCCCGTTTGGGCGGCCCTTTTTGTTTGGGTGATAAGACCGTTACTGAGCTCCCAGCTTTTGGGGTCTTCGTCCGTGGAGGCCGGTTGAACGACGTTGGGGCGGGGCCTGCCCCTGCCCGTTCGTCAAACGAAATTGTTAAACCGGCACGAATAGCCGGGCGGGGGCAAGCCCCGCCCCTACGTCGTTTGAACAAGCATCAGTGTCAAGAAATACATCGGATTGAAGCGCAACCTCCGGCCTATTCGGAAGCCCACTTCGCTTTAGCAGGAAGTACTTCCGGTACATGTAAAAGCCCACCCCGCCGAGACGGGATGGGCTTTTGGCATTTCAGCAGCAAGCTGCGGCTAGCTCACCGGTTGGGGGCGGGCGGCCCGGCGGCCGGCTTCTTCGGTAGCTTGGGCTTCGGGGGCTTCGTCGGCCACCACGCCTTTGCCGCCGCGCTGGCGCACACTCAGGCCGAAGCCTAGGGCCATGAGCAGGGTGCCGCTCCAAAGCAGGTTGATGAAGGGCTTTTCCATGGCCTTGAGGATGACGTAGTCCTTTTGGGTGGTGCTCACGCCGAAGGTGAACTTGCCGGCCGTGGGGTCGATGGCGTTGAGGGTAAGGCGCACGCCGAGGTCTTCCACCTCGTCGGGCACGCGGCCTACCATGCGGTTGCGCACTACAAACACGGGGTGGGCGTGGTACTGGCGCTTCTCACCGGTCACAATCATGTCGGCCTGCAGGGCCAGGTCGCCCTTTTGCAGGTTGAGGCCGGCGGTTTCGTGGGCCGGCTCAATGGCCCGGAACACGGCAAAGTAGTCGTTCAGGAAAATAGTGTCGCCCACGGCCAGCACGTGCTCGGTGGCCTCGCTCCAGGGCTTCTCCTTGCGCGGGTCGAGCACAGAGCTCACGTGGGTGTAGATGTCGTGGCCCCAGAACTTCTTGATGGCCGGCGAGGCCAGCAGGCCGCCGCCTTCGCCGCCGCCCATCTCGTCGTTCACCTGCGCGCGCGGGTATAGTGCAAACTGCTCGCCCGACTTCACATTCTTGTAGTTGATGCGGTAGTAGGTGTTTTCGGGCAGGATGTTCACCGTGTCGCCGGTCTTGTAGTAGGTCTTGCCGTCGACGGCAATGGGGGCGCGGGCCAGGGCTTTGTACTCGTCGTCGGTGCGGTAGAGGAACTGCTTGTCGACGTAGCCGGGCACGCCGGGCACCTCATAAAACTGGCCGGTGTAGGTGAGCTGGTAGCCGTGCATGGGCGTGGTTTCGTTGCGCCACAGCAGCACGTTGTCGCGGTTCAGGTCCTCGCTGAACTCGCGCGAGTACAGCAGGCCCGATACGTTGCGCGAAATGATGTTAGAGTAGCCCGCCGAGGCCAGAATGCCCAGCAGCATCAAGGCAATGCCCAAGTGGGCCACCGCGCCGCCCGAGAGGCGGACGCCGCGCCGCAGCAGGGTGAAAATCATCCCAAAGTTGGCCAGCACCCCAAACAGGCCCGCCAGCGTGAGCACCACGTAGGGTGCCGATATGGTGAGGCCATTGTAGCGCACCAGCAGTACCACCAGGGCCGTGCCCAGCAGGGCCAGCAGCGTGGGCGCGGTGAGCGAATTAATGACGGTTTCGCGGTTGTTGCGCTGCCACCACATTATCTGGGCGATGCCCGAGAGCAGGGCCACGCCCACGCCCATCCAGAGCTGCAGCTTGGAATAGTGGGCAATCTGGTCGGCGGGCAGGGCCACGTTGGTTTTGATGCCAATCAGTCCCATGAAGGAGTTATACACCGGAATGCTGGTGGTGAACAGCACCTGGAAGGCGCCCAGGCACAGCACCGTGGCCCCCACAAACACCCACAGCTCGGGGTTATACGCCGTCAGCTCTTTGGGCGAAACCGGAATCTCTTTCCAGCGCGAAATCAGCAGCGCCACCGCCAGCACCGCAAAGGCTGCGAGGTAGATGAACAGCTGTCCGCTCAGGCCCAAATCCGTGAAGGAGTGCACCGAGGCATTGCCCAGCACGCCCGAGCGGGTGAGGAAAGTGGCGTAAAGAATAAGCACGAATGTGGCTACCACCAGCGCAAAAGCGGTGCGCAGGCCGGTGCGGCGCTTCTGCCACAGCACCAAGGCGTGCAAGGAGGCCACCAGCACCAGCCAAGGAATGTACACGGCGTTTTCGACGGGGTCCCAGTTCCAGTAGCCGCCGAAGTTCAGGGTTTCATAGGCCCAGTAGGCGCCCATCACCACGCCCACACCCAACACGCCGCCGCCCACCAGCGTCCAGGGCAGGGCGGGCTTCACCCAACTGGTGAGCTCACGCTTCCAGAGGGCCGCGATGGCGAAGGCGAAGGGCACCAGCGTGAGCGCGAAGCCCAGGAACAGCGTGGGCGGGTGAATCACCATCCAGTAGTTCTGCAGCAGGGCGTTGAGGCCGGTGCCGTCTTTGGGCACGAAGTTGGGGTTCATCTTCCACACCGGTAGGTCGGTGAGGAACTCGCGCAGCAGGATGAAAGGGGAGGAGCCCACCTTCACGCCACCCAGCACCACGCCCAGAATCATGCTCACCAGAAACAGCTGCACACCGCTGAACACGGCCATCACCGGTGCCTCCCACTTGCGGTTGAAGCGCATGATGCAGAAGCCCAGCAGCACCTGCCAGAATATCCAGAGCAGGAACGAGCCCTCCTGGCCTTCCCAGAAGCAGGAAATCATGTACTCCACCGGCAGGTGGTTGGAACTGTGGCTCCAGGCGTAGTAGTACTCGTAGCGGTGGGCGTGAATGATGTTGAACAAGCACCCGATGACCACGAAAACAGCCGCGCCGTGCACGAAAAACGCGCCCCGGGCCAGCCGCCGCCAACTGGCGTCTTCCTCACCCAGCGCCCGGCCCCGCGAAGCCTGAAAGTAGCCGTACGCGGCCACCAAAGCCGCCGCAAACGCCAAGATGACGCTCAGGTGGCCGATTTGTCCTACTAATAAGTTCATAAGCTAAAGAATATCCGGCAAATTTACGGCCGCGCCGCCGGAGCCGGGAGCTTCAACAACAACCGGTCGGTGAAAAAGGCGCCCCGCGGCGGATGACAAGTGATTTCAACGGCAATTTTTTCCAGGCCTGCGTCCTGCCACTTGCGCACGGGCACCTCGGCCTGGCGCGCATCGCCGGGCTGATTAACGAGCTGCCGGGCCAGCAGCACCCGCCCGGTGCCCGGGTCGGTGATGATGACCGACAGGCGGGCCTTGTTCGGGTATTTGCGCAGGGGCAGCGTCACCACGTCGGTGCGCGGGGCGGTGCCGGGCAGAGGCGCGGTGGCAGCGGTGCCGTAGGCGTACCACCACTGGCGCAGGCGGTCGGCGGCCGGGCCGGCATCGGCGCGGGTGGTCACCACCTGGTAGTCGTAGATGCCGGGACCGGGCAGCGTGTCGGCCACGGCGTAGGCGGTTTCAGGGCGGCCGTAGGTGTCGCGGCGCACGGGCACGTAACGCACCTCGGTGCTGCGGTACTGATGAATCTCGCGGCGCATCACCCGGCAGCCGGGCGTGCTGGCCAGCGAATCGGGCACGGTCCAGCGCAGCTCTACGACGCGGCTGGCGGTGGGCAGCAGGCGGGTAGGGTTGGGCGGGAAGTAGCTCACGGGCATGCCGGTGGCGGTCTGGCTCACTTGCAGCGTAAACTGGCAGAAGTCCTTGAGGTAGCCGTCCACGTCGAGCAGGTAGGGCTGGCCGGCGCGCAGCGAATCCAGCGTCACAAACACGTCGTCCTGGGTGCCCAGGGAGGTACAGCTCAGAATGCGGTAGGTGGCCGGCTGGCAGGGCGTGCCCATGAGCACCACCAGCTGCACACCGCGCACGTCGCGGCACTTCTGCCCGCCAATGTTGATGAAATAGCGCCCCGCTGTTTTGGGTGTGAACTCAAACCATTGGTCGTTGTGGTACTCGATGCATTTACCGGTCAGACGCTCATCTACACAGCTGCGCTGCACGGTGCAGCCGGTGGTGCTGGAAGTCACAGTTTCTTCCGGGCGCAGCACGCGCCGGTTTTCGATGTTGTCGTTGGGCGCCTGGGCCGCGGCGGTAGCGAAGAAGCAAACCACCAGCCCCAATGAAAAAAGCACCCGGTTTCCGAAGCGACGTATCGTTTCAGAAACCGGGTGCCGGGGTGCTTGCGGGCGGGCCAACTACTACTGAACCGAAGCCGTGGCGCCTTCCAAATCCTTCTTCACGTATTTGCTGGGGCACTTCAGTAGAATTTGGTCGGCCATGAACACGTCACCCTTCATGGCGCCGGTGATGACCACTTGCTCTGAAGCGTCGAAATCTTGGGGCTTGGGGTTATTGTACACCACGCGCTGGGCAATCTGGGTGCTGTCCACGAGCGTGAAGGCGAAGTAGTTGGGGTCTTTCAGCGGGTCGTATTCCAGGCCCACGGGCTGCTTGCGGGCGTCGCGCGGGAGGCGACCCACCACGTGCACCTTGGTGGTGTTGCCCTCGGCGGCGCGGGCGCGGGCCTCGCCAAAGCCTACGTACATGCTGGCGTCGGCGGTGGTGCTGAGGATGATGGCGGCGGCCACCGCGATGATGGCAATGATAAACAGGCTAGACTTTTTCATTGTGAATCAGCAACAGGTTTGGGACGCGGGTGGTGCCGCGCAATGGCGAAAAAATCAGGAATTAGCTTCTTTTTCCAGTTTACTCACCTTCCGGTCGAGGGAGAACAAATACACCAACAAGCCGGCCACGATGATGACCACCACCGCCACCACCACGTAAATCTTACCGTTCTGGCGTAAGGTATCGGCCATGTCCACGCCGTCGGGCGTGGGGGCCTGGGCTGCCGCCCGTTGGGCGAATTGAAACAACAAAACCAGGAGGGCGCACGCGCGCAAAACGCTATTTTTCATCGTTGCGAATTTTCAGAAATTCCAGCCGGCTGCTGATTTGCGTCAGCCAGAAGGCAAAAAGTACCCAGCCGATGACGGCGGTGTAGAACACGGGCCGCATGGTGCTGTCAAGGTCGTATTGGTTGAAGCCGGGGTTGCCGGTTTGGCCGGGGTGCAGGCTGTTGCCCGACACGCGGGGCAGCACAAACAGCAGCGGAATGGCCGCCGCAAACGCGAAAATGTTGTAGATGGCCGACACCCGCGCCCGCTGCTGCTCGTCGCGGAACGAGCCGCGCAGTATCAGGTAGGCGCCGTAGATGAGCAGGGCCACGGCCGCCCCGTTGAGGCGCGGGTCCTCCTTCACCCACCACGAGCCCCAGGTGAAGCGGGCCCACAGGCTGCCCGTCATCAACCCCAGCACGCCCAGCACAATGCCGCTTTTCACCGCTTCGTGGGCCAGCACGTCGAGCCGTGTCGACGGATTGCGCAGGTACAGAATGGAATACCACACCGACACCATGAGCACCATGAACATGGAAAACCACATCGGCACGTGGAAAAACAGGTTGCGGATGCTCTCGTTCACAATGGGCAGGCGCGGCACCGGAATCAGCAGCCCGGCCACCGAGCCGGCCAGCAGCAGCACCGCCGTCAGCGCCTTCCACAGCATGCCCGGGGTGCGCTGCTCAATCAGCCGCTGGCCGCCCCAGATGCCCCCCACCGTGAAGGCGAGGCCCACAATGCTGCCAATGATTTTTGCGGTCGTCATACTATTCAACTGCTTGCGGCGCGGCTTAGCCCCGCCATAAAAAAGGAAACAACACGTACGAGGCTGCGCCCACTATCATATTGAGCGCCAGCAGCGTCAGCAACGACTGCTGGCTCACGCCGCGGTCCAGCCCGTCCAGCGCGTTCTTGCTCACCTTAATGAGCAGCAGCAGCATGGGCACCATCAGCGGGAAGCCCAGAATGGCCATGAGCGTGGCGCCGTTGCCACCGGCCTTGGCCGCAATGCCCGACACCAGCGTGAGCGTGGTAGCAAAACCCACGGCGCCCAGCAGCAAGTTCAGCACGAACAGCGCCGGGTCCTGAATGGGGTTGCCCAGAAAAACCGTGTAGAGAAACAAGCCGAGTAAGGCCACCGCGGTGAGCAGCAGAGCGTTGTAAATAATTTTGGCCAGAATGACGGCCTGGGGCCGCACCAGTGTGTAGTAATACAGCCGCTGGCCGGGGCTTTCCTGCATAAAGCCCTTGGCCACGGCATTGAGGGCGGCAAAGAGCAAAATGACCCACAGCAGGGCGTTCCAGGCCGGCGGTGGGGGCGTGCCACCGCGCAGGCTGAAGCTCAGGAAGCACACAAACACCGTGCTGCCCACGTAGAGCAGCAGCCCCCCCAGTGCCGCCCGCTGCCGCCATTCCAAGCGGAAGTCTTTGGCTAGCAGGGTGGAAATTTCGCGGAGTAGGGGCACAGTCGAAGGCTACGGTTCGGGCCGCAAAGATACGCCAGACCCGACCCGAATTATTCTCCCACCCGCACTTTTGCCGTGGCCGTTCGGTCTTGCTGGCTCACCGTCAGCACGTAGAGACCCGGCGGCAACTGCCCCGTCGGTACCGTGAGTTGGGCATTGCTGGGCGTGGTTTCGGTGGTGTAAACTGATTGCCCTAACGCATTGCGCAGCGTCAGGCTGGCCGAGGCGCTGGAGGGCAGGCGAATAGTCAGCGCTTCATGTACCGGGTTTGGGTAAGCGGCTAGTTCCAGAACCGCCGCAGCCTGACGTGCCTCCAATACGCTGGTGGCGCGCATAGGCATAAAGTTGAGCAAGCCAAGCGCCGCTTGGTCTACCTGGTGCACGATGTGGCTTTCGGCCACGGCGGCCGAGTTGGTACCCCAGTCGTTGTTCTGGGCCAGCATGTTGTCGGGCATGTTCAGGTAAAAGTCGTATACTTGGCCACCGTTGCCGTTGTTATAGAACTGGTTGAGGCCCACGTTGAGGCTGTCGGCACTGCTCACGTTGCCGAAGCTCATAGTGGGGCCGGGGTTGGTGCTGGTGCTTGAGGTGCGCAGCACCGTCACGCCCCACAGGTTGCCGCGCAGCACGTTGCGGCTGGCAACGCCGGTGAGCGTAGCGTTGCCCTGCAGGTTGATGCCGCTCCCACCGGTATTGGCGTTGGGGTTGATGTTGTTGTTCTCTATAACGTTGCGGGTGATGACCGCCTGAATGCCTGGTCCCTGCAGCACAATGCCATAGCGGTTGTTGGCAATGCGGTTTTGGCGGATGCGCACCACCGTATTGCCAGACACGCCCAGCAAGTTGGACACCGCCACACCGCCAGCCATATTGTATGGCCCCCCGATAACCTGGCAGCGCTCAATCACAATGGGCGTAGCGCCACCAATGCCCAGGTTAATCTGTGGGGTGTTGGCATTCTCGGTGTCGTTGTTCCGAAACAGGCAGTTCTGAATCACCGGCGAGGTATTGCGGTTGGACGGACTCTGGACGCCCGCGCGGGCGTTGGCATAAATGCGGCAATTGAGAATGCGCGGCGCCCCGCCCGACGGGCTGATGGCCCCGCTGTTGGTGGCGGTGCTGCCAATGCGCGCCACTTGGTAGCGCACCACGCAGCTATCCAGCAACAAGTCATTATCAAGAATGCGAATGCCGCCGCCATACTCCACAATGGTTTTGCGCAGCCGCGAGCCCTGGCTGGTGGCCGAAAACGTGAGCCCGCTAAACGGCGCCGTGCTGGCCTGCGCCGTGATTTTCACCGAGTCGCGCGGGTTCACCAGCAGCACGCCATCCACCGTGAGCAGGGCCGCCGCGGCCACGCGCAAGGTGGCGTTGGTGGTGATGGAGAGCGTATCGGTGGGGCTGAGGCGCAGGTTGCCGTTCACGGCGTAGGTGCCCGGGCCGGTGAGCACCACGTTGGAGCCGGTGGCAGCCGCCAGCTGGGCCAGCGTCCAGCGCACGCCGGTGCCGGGCGTCTGGTACTGGGCAAAAGCACTGGAAGCAGCCAGCGTGAGCAGGGCGGAGAGTAGCAGCTTTTTCATAGCGGAAAGGGCTTGGTGGACGACGGGCGAAGAACGGAAGTGCCAGGTTACCGGGCCGATGCAATATACAAAAAGGCTCCTGGCAACGAAGCCAGGAGCCTTTTCAACGCAATGACGAATTAAGCGCTAACAGTTAAAAGTCGTAGCCGAGCGTGAAGTAGAATTTTGGCCCCTTGGTTGTATAGTCTTCTTGGCCCCAGGCCACGTCTACTTTGCCGTAGAAGCCGAGCAAGGTGGTGCGCGCGCCCACGCCGTAGCCAATGAGCAAGGGGTTACGGAAGTTGATAACGGTGGCAGTGAAGTAGTTGCCATTGCCGCCCGCCTTCACGGTGTTGGCCGAGTTGTCGACGCCGAAGGGGTTGGTGCCCGAATAAGCCGTGCCGGCATCGGCGAAGCCCGTGAGCTGCAGGTTGCGGAAGAAGCCCGAGTAGATGGGCCGGTGCGCGAAGTACTGCACAATGGGAATGCGCAGCTCGCTGTTGAACAGCACGTAGCGCGGGCCGCTACGGGCGCTGTAGTTGAAGCCGCGCAGGTTGGTCACGAAGTCCTGGTTCATCACTTGGTCGGCAGCCGAGTAGCCAGGCAGGAAGCGAGCCTGGGTGTAGTCGGCGTTAAGCCAGTCGTCCATGCCGCCGATGCGGAACACCTGGGCACGCGGGCCAAAAAACTGCCCGTAGCTGGCCCGGTTGGCCCACACAATGGAGCGGCTGATTTTCTGATAGTGACGCAGGTCAATCACAAACTTGCTAAAGCTAAGGCCCTTGTCGCCCAGGCTATTCAGGCTCTGCAGGCTGGCTTTCAGGCGCGTGCCCACCACCATGTTCACGCCGGTGTTGATGCTGTTGTCGAACACCAGTTCGCCTTTGTAGCCAATGTAGTTGGTGCTTTGGTCATTGGCCGTCGATACATCGCCCAGCTGCGTGCTTGAGATATTCACAAAGCGCGGCCCGCCGCGCAGGCTCAGGTTGTGGGTGAGGGGGTAGGCAATGGTGGGCGCTACCTCGTGGCGGCCGTAACGGTAGTTATAAGAGCCAATGCCGAAGAAGTAAGCCTGCTTCTGATAGCCCACGCCCCAGTCGTAGCGCTTGGTGAGGTTGGTGTAGCCCACGCGGATGTTGCTAGTGCGCAGGTCGAACAAGCCAAAAATGCTGGCGTCGATGCGCTGGTTTTCCAGCACGTCGGTCAGTGCCGCCTTGAACTGCAGGCCCAAGCCCAGCAGCGGGTCCACGTACAGCGCCGTCGACACGTTGTCGGCCATGAAGCGCGTGTCGTACCGGAAGGGGCCCGTCAGCGGATTATCCACCTGGGACTGCGCGGTAGCGGCCGCAGCCGTCGAAGCAGCGGTGGGCGTGAGGCGCCGGCGCTTGGCGGCCGCGGCCTGGGCCGGCTCGTCTTCCTCAAATTGATAGTCGCTGGTGTTCACCTGGCCGGTCGATTTCCCCTTGGCTGGGGCATTGGCGGGCGCACTGGCGGAATCGGCCGCCGCCGCTGCCACCGACGATGGCGAAGGTGTAGGCACCGGCGCTGGCTTGGGTGGCGTCACGGTGCGCGGCGGAGCCGAACGGTCCTCCAGCGTTTGCTGGCGGGTGGTTTTGGTGAGGGGCAGGGCCGTGGGCGGCAGCGCGTACTCGGGGTAGAGATAGAGGATGTCGCGCGCCTGCGCCGGCGCCACAAACACCAGTGCCTTGGTGGTGGCGCTGTAGTCAAAATCCTGCGTGTTGGGCAGCCAACTGGTGAGAATGCCGCGCTGCTTGGTTTTGAGCGAGTAGCGGTAGATGGCCCGCACGCCGCTTTCCTCGCCCAGGTACAGAATCTCGTCGTCGGAAATGGCGCGCGGGCGCGTCTCGTTCGAAATGGTGCTCACCAGCGTCTCCACCGGAATGGCGCGGCCGTCGAGGTGGTACTCAAACAGGTCGTAGTTGTTCACCACATTCTGGAAAGTGGCCGGTCGGGCACGCCCCGCCGAGTCGAGGTAGCGGTTTGAGCTGAACACGATGCCCTGCCCGTTAGGCAAGAACACCGGCTGCACGTCGTCGAACAAGTCGTTGGTGAGCTGCTCGGCCTGCCGGCTACCGGCGCGCAGCACATAAATGTCGTTTTGCCCGTTGCACACAGCGCTAAAAGCCAGTGCCTTGCCATCGGGCGAGTAGCTCATGCTCAGCACTTGGTCGTAGGGCTCGAACAAAGAAGCGGGCCGCGAGAAGCGAATGGATTCGGCCACGCGGCGCACCAGGCCGCGGCCGTCGGCGTCGCGCAGACGCAGGGTCATTTTGCCCCGGCTCATTTCGGCCACGGCCACTTGCGCGTTGCCACGCCAGGCTATCACTGGCAGACGGGTTTCAATTTGCTGGTCGGGAGTTTTGTAGCCGCCGCGGCTCAGGGTGCGGCGGTGTGAGCCGTCGCGGTTCATCACTACTACGCGGTAGCGGCCCTGCTCATTCTGGGCGTAAGCCACCAGCTGGCCGTTGGGGCTCACCACGGGCTGCGAAAACACGTCGGCGTGGCGGTTGCGGCCGCCCAGCCGAAACTTCTTGTCGGGCTCGGTCAGCGAGGCCACGGCC
Proteins encoded in this region:
- a CDS encoding T9SS-dependent choice-of-anchor J family protein gives rise to the protein MNHQYDRTGPTSRLRHWALAALLATGAVGSAHAQLGYAAANVTNTAGTYTDLGTSGTAISTANNDDANSAATPIGFNFVFNGTTFTNFVLNTNGFIKLGGTAPTGAQYTDGGQSIINGPIDGPDTNLILPFNQDLGPGSAGSTEYRVTTTGTSPNQVCTIQWKNVSDKARGAIGTQYANFSFQAKLYESSNQIEFVYGTATPGATSADVAKFCLVGIKGSTTAASILGTKASTTPWSGTVFAAGAYTANGHNVRVTQLPDPGRTYRFSIPVANDAAVSAIQGYASVIVPANNPVTLRAVVRNAGTTALTTATAVTLTISGANTYTATQNIATIALNGSGVATFSGITLANAGQNTVTISVPSDGNNTNNTLSQTMETSATTFSAATPNALAANSGFQAGEDGYYATKMTLNTPRSITAVTALLTDVGNQATAKTSVGERVYGVVINATTGAVLARSADYTITAADFNVFHTFTFAAPATVPAGDVLIGMGQAASTGTLPFYPFGVQAEDPNRPNTYYIGDVVAVAPPTAALTAATQTGFKFPFGAITAAPANNDLAVNEIQGYGSIAVPAGNPFTLRAVVRNAGIVAVSAPVTVTLTISGANTFTQTQTLTSLAVGATSVVTFSNISLTNVGANTVTVTLPNDDVAGNNTVTQAMATSATRFSHIVAGVPPVSAYGVTPGAAATTRAYCVKYTVNTPRDVTAVRAFIYNDPNLVTRNTNVYGVVLNPTTGAVIARSADYAITTADLGQLHTFNLSGSVPAGDFLVGMAIVVPAGASTDIVYPMAYQSEVPARTGMFYSANITTPAAPVDVATLNVRFMLEAETAAPATCPVPTAFVSTGSTPTTASFSFTAAAGATGYQIVYGPQGFTPGGANSTTSPTFTGTTYTLSGLTGGTTYEFYIRTICSATDQSAYAGPVRVITACTPPVISTYPYAQNFDVITAGQTLPCGITVLDSNNDGFTWRATGTVDASLATGNISRSSPNAMVYSYNSADVTVGANDWFFSPALTMNNTQRYRLQFYFRAAAGYPEGLEVKYGTAATAAGQTTTIYTNTNITSTLYRPANNTTTPVVADITPANGTYYIGFHAISAASSGFLAVDDLTISAGPLATSEALKRAVSVFPNPSNTGVFNLEIHGANAKQALVVEVTNMLGQRVYTGTAKDNFQNSVNLSSLQSGIYSITVRNGQEYTQQQIAIVK
- the ccsA gene encoding cytochrome c biogenesis protein CcsA; this encodes MNLLVGQIGHLSVILAFAAALVAAYGYFQASRGRALGEEDASWRRLARGAFFVHGAAVFVVIGCLFNIIHAHRYEYYYAWSHSSNHLPVEYMISCFWEGQEGSFLLWIFWQVLLGFCIMRFNRKWEAPVMAVFSGVQLFLVSMILGVVLGGVKVGSSPFILLREFLTDLPVWKMNPNFVPKDGTGLNALLQNYWMVIHPPTLFLGFALTLVPFAFAIAALWKRELTSWVKPALPWTLVGGGVLGVGVVMGAYWAYETLNFGGYWNWDPVENAVYIPWLVLVASLHALVLWQKRRTGLRTAFALVVATFVLILYATFLTRSGVLGNASVHSFTDLGLSGQLFIYLAAFAVLAVALLISRWKEIPVSPKELTAYNPELWVFVGATVLCLGAFQVLFTTSIPVYNSFMGLIGIKTNVALPADQIAHYSKLQLWMGVGVALLSGIAQIMWWQRNNRETVINSLTAPTLLALLGTALVVLLVRYNGLTISAPYVVLTLAGLFGVLANFGMIFTLLRRGVRLSGGAVAHLGIALMLLGILASAGYSNIISRNVSGLLYSREFSEDLNRDNVLLWRNETTPMHGYQLTYTGQFYEVPGVPGYVDKQFLYRTDDEYKALARAPIAVDGKTYYKTGDTVNILPENTYYRINYKNVKSGEQFALYPRAQVNDEMGGGEGGGLLASPAIKKFWGHDIYTHVSSVLDPRKEKPWSEATEHVLAVGDTIFLNDYFAVFRAIEPAHETAGLNLQKGDLALQADMIVTGEKRQYHAHPVFVVRNRMVGRVPDEVEDLGVRLTLNAIDPTAGKFTFGVSTTQKDYVILKAMEKPFINLLWSGTLLMALGFGLSVRQRGGKGVVADEAPEAQATEEAGRRAARPQPVS
- a CDS encoding cytochrome c maturation protein CcmE domain-containing protein, which codes for MKKSSLFIIAIIAVAAAIILSTTADASMYVGFGEARARAAEGNTTKVHVVGRLPRDARKQPVGLEYDPLKDPNYFAFTLVDSTQIAQRVVYNNPKPQDFDASEQVVITGAMKGDVFMADQILLKCPSKYVKKDLEGATASVQ